From Rutidosis leptorrhynchoides isolate AG116_Rl617_1_P2 chromosome 3, CSIRO_AGI_Rlap_v1, whole genome shotgun sequence, a single genomic window includes:
- the LOC139900418 gene encoding uncharacterized protein encodes MVVKMMISILVDVKITREKLGTSRGHKASRESWWISDEVQTKVAFKQLRFRELITCREGTRDDRSRAEERYKEAKREAKKAVAHAKDKAYEDLYKKLDSKEGANDIYRIAKARERKRRDIDNI; translated from the exons ATGGTTGTTAAGATGATGATATCAATATTAGTGGACGTCAAAATCACAAGAGAGAAGTTAG GGACTTCGAGAGGACACAAAGCTAGTAGAGAATCTTGGTGGATTAGTGATGAGGTTCAAACTAAAGTCGCATTTAAGCAACTGAGGTTTAGGGAACTCATTACATGCCGAGAGGGGACACGTGATGACAGATCTAGGGCTGAAGAGAGATATAAGGAAGccaaaagagaagctaagaaggctgtTGCACATGCAAAAGATAAAGCGTATGAAGATTTGTATAAGAAACTAGACTCTAAAGAAGGAGCAAATGATATCTACAGGATTGCAAAAGCTAGGGAGCGTAAGAGGAGGGATATAGATAACATCTAG